The DNA sequence TGCCGACGCAATCCGAGCCGGTATCGCCGCCGCCGATCACGATAACCTGTTTGTCCGTGGCGAGAATCTCCTGTTCGACCGGGAAAGCGTGACCGGCAACCCGGCGATTTTGCTGGGTCAAAAAATCCATGGCGTAATGAATGCCAGTCAGCTCACGACCCGGCACATTCAGATCTCGTGGTTGTTCAGCCCCACCGGCCAGCACTACGGCATCGAATTCAGCGAGTAATTGCCGGGCGGGAAGATCGTCAGCGCCGACGTGGCAATTGGGGCGAAATTCCACGCCTTCCGCCTGCATTTGCGCCAGACGCCGGTCGATTTGCGACGTTTCCAGTTTGAAGTCAGGAATACCGTAGCGCAATAGCCCACCGATGCGGTCGCTCTTTTCAAACACCACAACCCGGTGACCGGCCCGCGCCAGCTGTTGCGCGCAGGCTAGACCGGCGGGACCAGAACCGACAATTGCGACCCATTTTCCGGTGCGATGCGCGGCGATTTGCGGCGTCACCCAACCCTCAGCCCAACCCTTGTCGATAATGGCGCATTCAATATCCTTGATCGTGACCGGATTATCGTTGAAATTAAGGGTGCAGGACGCTTCGCATGGCGCGGGGCAGATACGCCCGGTGAATTCGGGAAAGTTGTTGGTGGAATGTAGAACTTCCAGCGCCTCGCGCCAGTGGCCGCGATACACCAGATCGTTCCAATCAGGAATAATGTTATGCACCGGACAGCCGCGATGGCAGTAGGGAATGCCGCAATCCATGCAGCGCGCCGCCTGCTCGCGAACGTCCGGCTCTGGTAGGGGAACGATGAAATCGCGGAAGTGTTTAACACGCTCATCAACCGGCGCATAGCCGTGGTCGTGGCGTGGAATTTCCAGAAAACCGGTAGGCTTACCCATAAGTTTTTAACCTTAAAACTTAAAACTTAAAAATTTCACGCCGCCACGCTGGCGTCTTCGTCTTCGTCCTGCTGAACGGCGCGCGCCGCCTGGGCCTGTAAATCCTGCAAGGCGCGCCGGTAGTCGAGCGGCATGACTTTGACGAATTTCGGCAACAGTTCGCGCCAATGCTCCAGCACCCGGTGCGCAGGTTCGCTGCCGGTGTACAGGAAGTGGCGAGCAATCAGCGTTTGCAAGCGCCGGGCATCGTGGCGCAACCGGTCTTCCGGTAATTCCGCGTCGGCCAAGGCGCGCCAGTCATCCCGCAAAACGCGGACCTTGAGGGTTTCCTCTACATCGTTCAGCGGTTCCAGCACCACCATGGCCGGATTGGCGCGGCGAGCGAAATCGCCCGCTTCGTCGAGGACGTAGGCAATGCCGCCGCTCATGCCGGCGGCGAAGTTGCGTCCAGTCGGTCCCAGTACGACCACGATGCCGCCGGTCATGTACTCACAGCCGTGATCGCCGGTTCCTTCGATGACGGCTAAAGCGCCAGAATTGCGCACGGCGAAACGCTCGCCAGCGACGCCCCGGAAGTAGCATTCGCCGGCAATGGCACCGTAGAGGACGGTATTGCCGACGATGATGTTATCCTGCGGGCGCAACCGGCTGATTGCGGGCGGGTAGATGATCAGCCGTCCCCCGGAAAGTCCTTTGCCGACATAATCGTTGGCTTCGCCAGCCAGTTCCAGCGTGACGCCCTTGGCGACGAATGCGCCGAAGCTTTGTCCGGCAGTGCCGTGCAGGTGGATGTGAATCGTATCGTCCGGGAGACCGGCATGACCGTAGCGCCGAGCGATCTGCCCGGAGAGCATAGCGCCGGTCGTGCGGTCGGTGTTGCGGATCGGGGTTTCGATGCGCACCGGTTGACCGGATTCCAGGGCGGGTTGCGCCTGGGCGATCAGCCGATGGTCCAGGATGTGCTCCAGACCGTGGTTCTGCGTTTCGCAATGATAGGTCGCGACACCGGGGGGCGCCGGGGGGACGGCCAGTAATCGGCTGAAGTCCAGTCCGCGCGCTTTCCAGTGATGGATCGCCCGGCGCATGTCGAGCCGGTCGCTGCGGCCAATCATCTCGTCGAAGGTGCGGAAGCCGAGTTGCGCCATCAGTTCGCGCACTTCTTCCACCAGGAAGGTGAAGAAGTTGATAACGTGAGCCGGTTGACCAGGGAAACGCTTGCGCAGCGCTTCATCCTGAGTGGCGACGCCGACCGGGCAGGTGTTCAGATGGCATTTGCGCATCATGACGCAGCCAGCGGCAATCAGGGCGATGGTGCCAAAACCGAATTCATCGGCCCCGAGCAGCGCGCCCACAACCACATCGCGCCCGGTGCGCATGCCGCCATCGGCTTGCACCGCGATACGTCCGCGCAGGTGATTACGCACCAGGGTTTGATGGGTTTCGGCCAAGCCAATTTCCCAGGGCGAACCGGCGTGTTGAATAGAGGTCAGGGGACTGGCGCCGGTGCCGCCGTCTTCGCCGGAAATGGTGACGTGGTCGGCGTGAGCTTTGGCAACGCCGGCGGCAACCGTACCAACGCCGATTTCCGAGACTAGCTTGACGCTGATGTCTGCCTGCGGATTGGCGTTTTTCAGATCGAAAATCAGCTGCGCCAGATCTTCGATGGAATAGATATCGTGGTGCGGGGGCGGAGAGATCAGGCCGACGCCGGGGGTGGAAAAACGGACCCGGGCAATCCAGTCGTTGACCTTGTGGCCGGGCAACTGGCCGCCTTCGCCGGGTTTGGCTCCTTGCGCCATCTTGATTTGAATAGCGTCGGCGTTGACCAGATATTCCGTGGTGACGCCGAAGCGGCCAGAAGCAACCTGTTTGATCGCTGAACGGGCCAGGTCACCATTTTCCAGGGGGACATAGCGCTTGGCGTCTTCCCCGCCCTCGCCGGTGTTGGACTTTGCGCCGAGCCGGTTCATAGCGATCGCCAGCGTGGTGTGCGCTTCCCAGGAAATGGAGCCAAAGGACATGGCGCCGGTGGAGAAGCGTTTGACAATGGAACTGGCAGGCTCCACCTGGTCCAGGGGCAACGGTTGATTGGCGAAGCGGAACTCGAACAGGCCGCGCAGGTTGCGCAAGCGATCCTGCTGGTCGTTCATCATCTGGCTGTAGGCTTTGAATTGCGCGTAGTCACCGGAACGCACCGCGTGCTGGAACAGGGCGATGGTTTCCGGCGTCCAGGCGTGATCCTCACCGCGGATGCGGTAGGCAAGCTCCCCACCAACATCCAGGGCTTCGCGATAAAGCGGTGCGTCGCCATAGGCTTGACGGTGACGTTGCGCTGCTTCCCGGGCAACTTCGGTGAGTCCGACACCTTCAATAACACCCTGGGTGCCAGTGAAGTAGCGGTCGACGAAGTCGTTGGCCAGACCGACAGCCTCAAAGATTTGCGCGCCGCAGTAGGACTGGTAGGTGGAAATGCCCATCTTGGACATGACCTTGAGGATGCCCTTGGAAACGGCTTTCGTGTAGTGTTCATGCGCTTCGCTCTCGCTCATCTTCTGCGGGCCGCGCGCCAGCGTGGCGGACAGCGTGTCGAGCGCCAGGTAGGGGTTAATCGCTTCCGCGCCGTAGCCGGCCAGCAAGCAGAAGTCGTGAACCTTCTTAGCTTCGCCGGTTTCTACCACCAGACCGACCTCGGTGCGCAGACCGTCGCGGATCAGGTGATGATGCACGGCGGCAGTGGCGAGCAGGGCGGGGATAGCGATGTGGTCGGCGTCGATCTCGCGGTCAGAGAGGATCAGGATGTTGTAGCCCCGGCGCACCACGTCGGCGGCTTCTCGGCAGAGATTCTCCAGGGCGCGGGCCATGCCGCCAGCGCCGCGTTCGACCGGGTAGCAGATGCTGAGCGTTTCGGTGCGAAAGGCGCGGTCAACGTGGTATTC is a window from the Gammaproteobacteria bacterium genome containing:
- a CDS encoding glutamate synthase subunit beta — its product is MGKPTGFLEIPRHDHGYAPVDERVKHFRDFIVPLPEPDVREQAARCMDCGIPYCHRGCPVHNIIPDWNDLVYRGHWREALEVLHSTNNFPEFTGRICPAPCEASCTLNFNDNPVTIKDIECAIIDKGWAEGWVTPQIAAHRTGKWVAIVGSGPAGLACAQQLARAGHRVVVFEKSDRIGGLLRYGIPDFKLETSQIDRRLAQMQAEGVEFRPNCHVGADDLPARQLLAEFDAVVLAGGAEQPRDLNVPGRELTGIHYAMDFLTQQNRRVAGHAFPVEQEILATDKQVIVIGGGDTGSDCVGTSVRQGAQSVTQLEIMPKPPVQENKLLTWPNWPLKLRTSSSHEEGCERDWAVATQAFVGENGHVTAIRVARLEWQTVKGRQTMVEAPDSAFEIKADLVLLAMGFVHPVQQGMLEELGVALDERGNVRAGTSDYQTSLNKVFTAGDMRRGQSLVVWAIREGRQCAHAVDEFLMGHSELPV
- the gltB gene encoding glutamate synthase large subunit; amino-acid sequence: MSVTHLPPAAGLYDPRNEHDSCGIGFVVDIKNRKSHQPISQGLEILANLSHRGAVGADPLAGDGAGILLQIPDAFLRAECADLGIDLPAPGDYGAGMVFLPRDNQDRAQSEAALQRSITAEGQTLLGWRDVPTDNSCLGDSVRSSEPVVRQIFVKREANCPDSDAFERKLFIIRKQAHRSIWRGNAFGDDQQFYVSSLSARTIVYKGMILARNIGIYFPELRDPRLESALALVHQRFSTNTFPSWALAQPFRYLCHNGEINTLRGNINWMMARRHGMTSKVLGADLDKLWPLIGDGASDSATFDNALELLIAGGYSLPHAMMLMVPEAWSDNPLMDPHRRAFYEYHAALMEPWDGPAAIAFTNGRQIGATLDRNGLRPARYLVTDDDQVIMASEMGVLSVPEEKIVKKWRLQPGKMLLIDLEQGRIIDDDEIKEQLASKHPYQTWLDATQIRLKDLPTEIGSMPPDPQTLLRRQQAFGYTQEDIRAFLTPMAVNSEDPIGSMGRDIPPAVLSSRAKLLYDYFKQKFAQVTNPPIDPIREELVMSLVSLVGPRPNLLDLESGGTHKRLEVKRPILGNIDLERIRRIEYHVDRAFRTETLSICYPVERGAGGMARALENLCREAADVVRRGYNILILSDREIDADHIAIPALLATAAVHHHLIRDGLRTEVGLVVETGEAKKVHDFCLLAGYGAEAINPYLALDTLSATLARGPQKMSESEAHEHYTKAVSKGILKVMSKMGISTYQSYCGAQIFEAVGLANDFVDRYFTGTQGVIEGVGLTEVAREAAQRHRQAYGDAPLYREALDVGGELAYRIRGEDHAWTPETIALFQHAVRSGDYAQFKAYSQMMNDQQDRLRNLRGLFEFRFANQPLPLDQVEPASSIVKRFSTGAMSFGSISWEAHTTLAIAMNRLGAKSNTGEGGEDAKRYVPLENGDLARSAIKQVASGRFGVTTEYLVNADAIQIKMAQGAKPGEGGQLPGHKVNDWIARVRFSTPGVGLISPPPHHDIYSIEDLAQLIFDLKNANPQADISVKLVSEIGVGTVAAGVAKAHADHVTISGEDGGTGASPLTSIQHAGSPWEIGLAETHQTLVRNHLRGRIAVQADGGMRTGRDVVVGALLGADEFGFGTIALIAAGCVMMRKCHLNTCPVGVATQDEALRKRFPGQPAHVINFFTFLVEEVRELMAQLGFRTFDEMIGRSDRLDMRRAIHHWKARGLDFSRLLAVPPAPPGVATYHCETQNHGLEHILDHRLIAQAQPALESGQPVRIETPIRNTDRTTGAMLSGQIARRYGHAGLPDDTIHIHLHGTAGQSFGAFVAKGVTLELAGEANDYVGKGLSGGRLIIYPPAISRLRPQDNIIVGNTVLYGAIAGECYFRGVAGERFAVRNSGALAVIEGTGDHGCEYMTGGIVVVLGPTGRNFAAGMSGGIAYVLDEAGDFARRANPAMVVLEPLNDVEETLKVRVLRDDWRALADAELPEDRLRHDARRLQTLIARHFLYTGSEPAHRVLEHWRELLPKFVKVMPLDYRRALQDLQAQAARAVQQDEDEDASVAA